In a genomic window of bacterium:
- a CDS encoding metallophosphoesterase translates to MKRSLLFLLLLATVLSQAGWAAKKAKTTFAEPPRDNFRFVVLGDRTNTPNQKAFEMVLKDIERMRPDFVVTVGDLIEGYKDSAGTVRDWDQTLPALKLLSCPVYLTPGNHDITTPDVRNLFIKKTGRNPYYSVDHQNSHFIIMDNSLVETADRLDEAQFKWLEKDLKALKNKAGIYVFMHKPLWAAGIGAGKPDRLHDLFKKYKVTAVFTGHWHQYASEVYDGIRYVVMGSSGSEIGPSENPSLAVFYQYLWVTVKDGKASPALVRAGNTFDPDWVNLKEEIFAYNGIWPAVELRGPSFLEGKTPKEFQADLKLFNMTDKNIKTKVLWEIGKNWQALDPETEVEIAPGDTLKKSFKFKGSGILYPLPLMKVSYPFGRDKFFNIEKYAPEIAKIIECPKTKKAPEIDGNIDGSEWWGAAKAVEFCQAYTDPAQTDSTKFYFLHDAEYLYVAAVCRDTAMARIKATMTVRDQPVNRDDYVGFFLAPGKDTVYQIYVNPMGTIWDQMVDNVRDVKNEGWNGNYQIQCARKDNEWIMEMKLPLKDIGLAKLGKDSQLRMNLRRKQQSKNQLVFWTYNWDYLTQNYGILKFK, encoded by the coding sequence ATGAAAAGATCCCTGCTGTTCCTTTTGCTCCTCGCAACGGTCCTGAGCCAGGCTGGTTGGGCTGCCAAAAAAGCGAAGACAACCTTTGCCGAACCACCCCGGGACAATTTCCGGTTTGTGGTGCTGGGAGACCGCACCAACACTCCCAACCAAAAAGCCTTTGAAATGGTGCTTAAGGATATTGAGCGGATGCGTCCCGATTTTGTGGTGACGGTGGGCGATCTGATCGAGGGCTACAAGGATTCGGCCGGAACGGTCAGGGACTGGGACCAGACCCTGCCGGCGCTCAAACTGCTTTCCTGCCCGGTGTATCTCACCCCCGGCAACCATGACATTACTACCCCCGATGTCCGCAACCTTTTCATTAAAAAGACCGGCCGCAATCCCTACTACTCCGTTGACCACCAGAACAGCCATTTTATCATAATGGATAATTCCCTGGTGGAAACCGCCGACAGGCTGGATGAAGCCCAGTTCAAATGGCTGGAGAAGGACCTAAAAGCCCTCAAGAACAAGGCGGGGATCTACGTCTTTATGCACAAGCCCCTCTGGGCTGCTGGAATAGGGGCCGGCAAACCTGACCGGCTGCATGACCTTTTTAAGAAATACAAGGTGACCGCAGTGTTTACCGGGCACTGGCATCAATATGCTTCCGAAGTTTACGACGGCATCCGCTACGTGGTGATGGGCAGCTCCGGTTCGGAGATCGGACCGTCAGAGAATCCCAGCCTGGCTGTCTTTTACCAGTATCTTTGGGTCACCGTCAAGGACGGGAAAGCCAGCCCGGCGCTGGTGCGGGCCGGGAACACCTTTGATCCGGACTGGGTCAACCTTAAGGAAGAGATTTTTGCCTATAATGGGATCTGGCCGGCCGTTGAATTACGGGGACCTTCATTTCTTGAAGGGAAAACCCCCAAGGAATTCCAAGCGGACCTGAAACTGTTCAATATGACCGACAAGAACATCAAGACCAAAGTGCTTTGGGAAATAGGCAAGAATTGGCAAGCCCTTGATCCGGAGACCGAAGTGGAGATCGCCCCGGGAGATACCTTGAAAAAATCCTTTAAATTCAAAGGCTCTGGTATTTTATATCCCCTGCCCCTGATGAAAGTATCCTATCCTTTCGGCCGGGACAAGTTTTTCAACATAGAAAAATACGCCCCGGAAATTGCCAAGATAATCGAATGTCCCAAGACCAAGAAGGCCCCGGAGATCGACGGCAACATAGACGGCAGTGAATGGTGGGGGGCGGCCAAGGCGGTGGAGTTCTGCCAAGCCTATACCGACCCCGCTCAAACTGATTCCACAAAGTTCTATTTCCTGCACGATGCCGAATACCTTTATGTGGCGGCGGTATGCCGCGACACGGCCATGGCCAGGATCAAAGCAACCATGACCGTCCGTGACCAGCCGGTCAACAGGGACGATTATGTCGGCTTTTTCCTGGCGCCCGGCAAGGACACCGTTTACCAGATCTATGTCAACCCGATGGGCACAATCTGGGACCAGATGGTGGACAACGTCCGCGACGTAAAAAATGAGGGTTGGAACGGCAATTACCAGATTCAGTGCGCCCGCAAGGATAATGAATGGATCATGGAAATGAAGCTGCCGTTAAAGGACATCGGCTTGGCGAAACTTGGCAAAGACAGCCAGCTTCGGATGAACCTCCGGCGCAAGCAGCAATCCAAGAATCAACTAGTTTTTTGGACATACAACTGGGATTACCTCACCCAGAATTACGGCATCTTAAAATTCAAATGA